The following coding sequences are from one Cyprinus carpio isolate SPL01 chromosome A24, ASM1834038v1, whole genome shotgun sequence window:
- the si:dkey-192l18.9 gene encoding F-box/LRR-repeat protein 7 isoform X1 — protein MGANNGKQCGSEGKGSSSISSDVSSSTDHTPTKAPKNVATSEDSDLSMRTLSTPSPALILKSNPSCVSPQTVPNGHEPSSTSFNVTGETVALVHPPPGTRSRPSKVPPTTLIDILPDPVLLHILSYLSTPQLCRCARACHRWYNLAWDPRLWSTIRLTGELLNADRALKVLTHRLCLDTPNVCLTLETVVASGCRRLSDRGLRVVAQCCPELRRLEVAGCYNVSNEAVFDVVSQCPNLEHLDVSGCPKVTCISLTEEASLQLTPLHGQQIGLRYLDMTDCVSLEDKGLRTIAFHCPCLTHLYLRRCSRLTDEALRQLALHCTALRELSLSDCPLIGDFGLREVARLEGRLRYLSVAHCMRITDVGLRYVARYCPRLRYLNARGCEGLTDQGLSHLARKCPRLRSVDVGRCPLVSDTGLEVLARCCEGLRRLSLRGCESLTGRGLMVLAAGCPELQLLNVQECEVPPEALRLVRQQCRRCVIEHTIPAFY, from the exons ATTCGGACTTGAGCATGAGGACACTAAGCACTCCCAGTCCTGCCCTCATTCTGAAGTCAAACCCTTCCTGTGTCTCCCCTCAAACAGTCCCAAACGGCCATGAACCGTCTTCCACATCTTTTAACGTCACTGGGGAAACAGTTGCCCTGGTTCACCCGCCTCCAGGCACTCGCTCACGGCCTTCCAAAGTTCCTCCCACCACCCTCATTGATATCCTGCCCGATCCTGTTTTACTCCACATCCTGTCTTACCTGTCCACCCCTCAGCTGTGCCGCTGCGCTCGAGCGTGTCACCGCTGGTATAACCTGGCCTGGGACCCGCGGCTCTGGAGTACCATTCGTCTGACTGGAGAGCTGCTGAACGCTGACCGAGCCCTCAAAGTGCTCACCCATCGCTTGTGTCTGGACACTCCCAACGTCTGTCTGACCCTGGAGACGGTGGTGGCCAGTGGCTGCCGGAGGCTGTCGGATCGCGGGCTGCGTGTGGTCGCTCAGTGCTGCCCAGAACTGCGGCGTTTGGAGGTTGCAGGCTGCTATAATGTGTCCAACGAAGCAGTGTTTGATGTGGTATCCCAGTGTCCCAATCTGGAACATCTAGACGTATCAG GCTGCCCTAAAGTGACCTGTATCAGCCTGACGGAGGAGGCGTCTCTACAGCTCACACCTCTACATGGACAGCAGATCGGCCTGCGATACCTGGACATGACAGACTGTGTATCACTGGAGGACAAAGGCTTGAGGACCATTGCCTTTCATTGTCCATGTCTCACACACCTCTACCTGCGCCGCTGCAGCCGGCTAACAGACGAGGCCCTGCGACAGCTAGCACTGCACTGCACTGCTTTACGTGAGCTTAGCCTTAGCGACTGCCCTCTGATTGGAGACTTTGGCTTACGTGAGGTCGCTCGCCTTGAGGGCCGTCTACGCTATCTGAGTGTGGCACACTGTATGCGCATAACAGACGTTGGACTGCGTTATGTAGCACGCTACTGTCCGCGGCTCCGCTACCTGAATGCACGGGGATGCGAGGGGTTGACGGACCAGGGTTTGAGCCACTTAGCTCGCAAATGCCCCCGATTGCGGTCTGTAGATGTTGGCCGCTGCCCACTGGTGTCAGACACCGGGTTGGAGGTGTTAGCACGCTGTTGTGAAGGGCTACGAAGGCTGAGTCTGAGAGGCTGCGAGAGTTTGACAGGGAGAGGGCTAATGGTGCTAGCAGCGGGGTGTCCCGAGCTGCAGTTACTAAACGTACAAGAGTGTGAGGTGCCACCTGAGGCACTTCGACTGGTCCGACAGCAGTGCAGACGCTGTGTAATAGAACACACCATACCTGCTTTCTACTGA
- the si:dkey-192l18.9 gene encoding F-box/LRR-repeat protein 7 isoform X2: MGANNGKQCGSEDSDLSMRTLSTPSPALILKSNPSCVSPQTVPNGHEPSSTSFNVTGETVALVHPPPGTRSRPSKVPPTTLIDILPDPVLLHILSYLSTPQLCRCARACHRWYNLAWDPRLWSTIRLTGELLNADRALKVLTHRLCLDTPNVCLTLETVVASGCRRLSDRGLRVVAQCCPELRRLEVAGCYNVSNEAVFDVVSQCPNLEHLDVSGCPKVTCISLTEEASLQLTPLHGQQIGLRYLDMTDCVSLEDKGLRTIAFHCPCLTHLYLRRCSRLTDEALRQLALHCTALRELSLSDCPLIGDFGLREVARLEGRLRYLSVAHCMRITDVGLRYVARYCPRLRYLNARGCEGLTDQGLSHLARKCPRLRSVDVGRCPLVSDTGLEVLARCCEGLRRLSLRGCESLTGRGLMVLAAGCPELQLLNVQECEVPPEALRLVRQQCRRCVIEHTIPAFY; this comes from the exons ATTCGGACTTGAGCATGAGGACACTAAGCACTCCCAGTCCTGCCCTCATTCTGAAGTCAAACCCTTCCTGTGTCTCCCCTCAAACAGTCCCAAACGGCCATGAACCGTCTTCCACATCTTTTAACGTCACTGGGGAAACAGTTGCCCTGGTTCACCCGCCTCCAGGCACTCGCTCACGGCCTTCCAAAGTTCCTCCCACCACCCTCATTGATATCCTGCCCGATCCTGTTTTACTCCACATCCTGTCTTACCTGTCCACCCCTCAGCTGTGCCGCTGCGCTCGAGCGTGTCACCGCTGGTATAACCTGGCCTGGGACCCGCGGCTCTGGAGTACCATTCGTCTGACTGGAGAGCTGCTGAACGCTGACCGAGCCCTCAAAGTGCTCACCCATCGCTTGTGTCTGGACACTCCCAACGTCTGTCTGACCCTGGAGACGGTGGTGGCCAGTGGCTGCCGGAGGCTGTCGGATCGCGGGCTGCGTGTGGTCGCTCAGTGCTGCCCAGAACTGCGGCGTTTGGAGGTTGCAGGCTGCTATAATGTGTCCAACGAAGCAGTGTTTGATGTGGTATCCCAGTGTCCCAATCTGGAACATCTAGACGTATCAG GCTGCCCTAAAGTGACCTGTATCAGCCTGACGGAGGAGGCGTCTCTACAGCTCACACCTCTACATGGACAGCAGATCGGCCTGCGATACCTGGACATGACAGACTGTGTATCACTGGAGGACAAAGGCTTGAGGACCATTGCCTTTCATTGTCCATGTCTCACACACCTCTACCTGCGCCGCTGCAGCCGGCTAACAGACGAGGCCCTGCGACAGCTAGCACTGCACTGCACTGCTTTACGTGAGCTTAGCCTTAGCGACTGCCCTCTGATTGGAGACTTTGGCTTACGTGAGGTCGCTCGCCTTGAGGGCCGTCTACGCTATCTGAGTGTGGCACACTGTATGCGCATAACAGACGTTGGACTGCGTTATGTAGCACGCTACTGTCCGCGGCTCCGCTACCTGAATGCACGGGGATGCGAGGGGTTGACGGACCAGGGTTTGAGCCACTTAGCTCGCAAATGCCCCCGATTGCGGTCTGTAGATGTTGGCCGCTGCCCACTGGTGTCAGACACCGGGTTGGAGGTGTTAGCACGCTGTTGTGAAGGGCTACGAAGGCTGAGTCTGAGAGGCTGCGAGAGTTTGACAGGGAGAGGGCTAATGGTGCTAGCAGCGGGGTGTCCCGAGCTGCAGTTACTAAACGTACAAGAGTGTGAGGTGCCACCTGAGGCACTTCGACTGGTCCGACAGCAGTGCAGACGCTGTGTAATAGAACACACCATACCTGCTTTCTACTGA